The Bos indicus x Bos taurus breed Angus x Brahman F1 hybrid unplaced genomic scaffold, Bos_hybrid_MaternalHap_v2.0 tig00011798_arrow_arrow_obj, whole genome shotgun sequence genome has a window encoding:
- the LOC113889342 gene encoding ankyrin repeat domain-containing protein 26-like: MKAFQQSKRNQAECGIVRRESTTLSENNNSDSEIEDVAETLPKPSPGVQGFSHPAFPRPDPLPKPLKTLAGLGLAKVEEEKKHKDAADESRLIEQRKSGGNNKQAFPAMENKGSHSSDPGVHRKGVKKKNDDKWTPEERVIAPIFEKTDSLTGGLLHVNDDSILREVDQDDGRPARKTAYEKKKVSDSGRKAKGLLRKNHMQDEIATARLEIDTVNNQNQEKEKKCFEGIEIVKGENDYPQEAIKLNKETLTKPIFQHTGQLNIPIAENTMLNPELENAKQSKQRLETEVESYRSRLAPATHDHDQGQTSQRDLELASQKAKDKRLRLQDQMKSDMANLKSDNEMLSQQLSKVKNKFNQLKIKLHQTTDDLREKTLMLERVQRDLHEAQCQKQIIEHMFNEQGKVNEYLGKQESLEERLSQLQSENMLL; the protein is encoded by the exons ATGAAGGCTTTTCAGCAATCCAAGAGAAACC AAGCAGAATGTGGCATTGTGAGACGAGAGAGTACCACCCTCTCTGAGAACAATAATTCTGATAGTGAAATTGAAGATGTGGCTGAAACCCTTCCCAAACCATCACCTGGAGTCCAGGGCTTCTCTCATCCTGCCTTCCCAAGGCCTGATCCTCTTCCAAAACCACTCAAGACTCTAGCAGGCCTTGGTCTTGCAAAg gttgaagaagaaaagaagcacaAAGATGCTGCTGATGAGAGTCGACTGATTGAGCAGAGAAAGAGTGGAGGAAATAACAAGCAGGCGTTTCCTGCTATGGAGAATAAAGGTTCTCATAG tagcgatcctggtgtgcacagaaagggagtaaagaaaaagaatgatgacAAATGGACACCGGAAGAACGTGTGATTGCACCAATATTTGAAAAGACCGATTCACTGACTGGTGGCCTGCTGCATGTGAATGATGACAGCATTTTAAGGGAAGTGGATCAAGATGATGGCAG gcCTGCAAGGAAAACAGCATATGAAAAGAAGAAg GTTTCTGATAGTGGGAGAAAAGCAAAAGGTCTGTTGCGCAAAAACCACATGCAGGATGAAATTGCCACGGCAAGACTAGAAATAGACACAGTGAACAATCAgaaccaggaaaaagaaaagaaatgttttgagGGTATTGAAATTGTAAAAGGAGAGAATGATTATCCTCAAGAGGCAATAAAATTGAATAAGGAAACGTTGACAAAGCCCATATTCCAGCATACTGGCCAGCTTAACATTCCGATAGCTGAAAATACAATGCTAAACCCTGAGctggaaaatgcaaaacaaagcaaacaaagacTGGAAACAGAAGTGGAATCCTACCGTTCTAGACTGGCTCCTGCCACACATGATCATGATCAAGGTCAGACATCACAGAGAGACCTGGAACTTGCCTCCCAGAAAGCAAAAGATAAGAGGTTACGCTTGCAGGACCAAATGAAGTCCGATATGGCTAACCTGAAAAGTGACAATGAGATGCTTTCCCAGCAACtttctaaagtgaaaaataaattcaatcagCTAAAAATCAAGCTGCATCAGACGACAGATGATCTcagagaaaagactttgatgttaGAACGTGTCCAGAGAGACTTACACGAAGCACAGTGTCAAAAGCAGATTATTGAACACATGTTCAATGAACAAGGCAAAGTGAATGAATACCTTGGAAAGCAGGAATCCTTAGAGGAAAGATTATCTCAACTCCAGAGTGAAAACATGTTGCTCTGA